The [Pantoea] beijingensis genomic sequence CGACGGCAGCAAAGATGTATTCGTACATTTCTCTGCCATTCAGGGTAACGGCTTCAAAACGTTGGCCGAAGGCCAGAACGTTGAGTTCGAAATTCAGGATGGCCAAAAAGGCCCAGCAGCAGTTAACGTAACTGCCATCTGATTTTGACCCCAGCCATAGCGTAGTGCCTGATGCATTTCGCCGCTGAATCTCAATAGATAAAGCCTCATCATTTATGATGGGGCTTTTTCTTTTTCCTCCCGGTAAATCTGACGGCTGCGCACCGTGCACAGGATAAGATTTGGTGGCGAGATTGTTGCTAAAACGGTGTACACTGCCGCCCTGTTTTTTTCCGGAGAGCTTGCATGCTATACCTCTGTCCACTTTGTCAGCAGCCGCTGGTGCTTCAGCACGCCAGTTGGTGTTGCAGCAACCAACATCAATTTGATCGGGCGAAAGAAGGTTATGTAAACCTGCTGCCGGTGCAGCACAAACGCTCAAAGCAGCCTGGTGACAGTGTAGAAATGATGCAGGCACGTCGTCAGTTTCTCGATGCAGGGCATTACCAGCCGCTGCAACAACGCGTTGCGGCCATGCTGGACGAAGTGCTGCCAGCGGACGAGGTCGCTTTGCTGGATATTGGCTGCGGAGAAGGGTATTACACTCAGGCCGTTAGTGAGAAATTGGGGAAAAGGGCGGTGAGTAGCATCGTTGGACTTGATGTTGCGAAAGTCGCGATCCGCTATGCGGCCAGACGCTATACCAATATTGACTTCTGCGTGGCATCCAGTCACCGATTACCGTTTGCGGATGCCAGCTTTGATGGGGTATTAAGAATTTATGCACCGTGCAAAGCCGAGGAACTATTCAGGGTGATAAAACCGGGAGGATATCTGCTCACGGTTACACCGGGACCGCAGCATCTGGTGCAATTCAAAGCGCTAATTTATCAGCAGACCATCCTGCACGCTGACAAAGACGAGCATATGCCGGGCTTCAGTCGAATCTCACAGCATCCACTGGGCTACACCATGACGTTGAAAGGGGATGAGGCATGTGCATTATTGCAGATGACACCTTTCGCCTGGCGGGCTCGTTCCGAGGTGTGGCAGCAATTGGCGACAGAGACGGCGTTTACTTGTGAAACGGATTTTGTTCTGACTCTATGGCAGCGAGCGGAAAACGAGCCAGAGCGCTAATCTTTAGGGTTGCAGGCGGAGTCGCTTGATTCCGTGCGTCTGCAGGATGAGCTAAAGGCTCACCCTGCAGCATAATAGGGCGGCTACAGCATCACGTTATAAATAGCGTCTAAATCGTCGATATGTCTGACGTGTATAAGCAGACGTCTCTGCTCCAGTTGAATGACCAACACGCCATCTTCAGATAAGTTCATCGTTTTAATTCGTGAATAGTCAATCCAGACGTTTGCATAGAAGAACCCCGATTCTTTAAACACTATTTTAGGTAAACGGACCCAGAAAATATAAATGGTAATAAATGCCAGAACCAGTAATAGTGTTGTGGTTAGCTGTGGGCCTCGTGATGAAACATTATTATAAATAAGGATAGCGATTAAGCCGATAAAAATCAGGCTATCTAATTTTGTACGACGCTGGAGGCGAACTTTCAGACGCGTCTTGCCTTTGCGCAGTTCCATGATGAATTCATCATAAATAGCATAAAGCAAGAGCAGAGTAATAAAAGCGATAATGACGTAGTCGGTTAAAAACATGCTGCCGCTCCCTGAAAGTCGTTTCGTTAACGTTTTATATAAGCGTTGGCGAATCGACTCTAATGAAAACCGGGAGCCATGCTCCCGGTCAATCCAAACAACAATGGTTAGAGTTACAAGCCCAGCAAACCAATCCAGTAGCCGAAAATACCTATGGCGAAGAAACCGATGATAATCCATAGCGCATTGACTTTACGCCGTAATAACCACATACACCCGAATGTAAGTAACAGTGGTACTAATCCTGGCATTAATTGGTCAAGAATTGTTTGTACCGTAGTGATATTGGTTTTACCCGTTTGATCGGTAATACGCGAGACCACTAACGGAATATTCACATGCGTCCACTTATTAACCAAGGCCCCCATAACAAATAAGCCCAGAATGGAGGCACCCTCCGTCAATTTTTGCAGGAAGCCACCGCCCATATCATTAACAATATCGACGCCTTTTTTATAGCCATATGCCACGCCGTAGTAGCGTGTGAGCAAACGAACCAGATTGAACAGTACAAAAAATAATACCGGGCCAAGTAAACTACCGCTCATGGCAATACCGGCGCCAAGCGCGGCAAAAACCGGGCGGACCGTACCCCAGAAGATGGGATCGCCAACACCTGCAAGCGGTCCCATCAATCCGACTTTGATACCGTTGATGGCACCATCATCAATCGGTGCACCGTTTGCACGCTGCTCTTCCATCGCCATCGTCACCCCGAGGACCGGTGCGGCTACGTAAGGATGGGTGTTAAAAAACTCCAGGTGACGTTTAATTGCCTGCTTGCGGTCGTCGTTATTTTCCGGATAGAGCCGACGAATCACCGGCACCATGGAGTAACAGAAGCCCAACGCCTGCATGCGTTCAAAGTTCCATGAGCCCTGAAAAAGGTTTGAGCGCAGGAACACATCGCGAATGTCGCTTTTTGTGAGTTTCTTCTGTGTTGTCGTGGTATCAACCATTTCTCTCACCTTTTCCTTAATCTAATTCGTTGTCGAGATCGTTATGCGCAGCAGCGGCAGGGCTACCCCCGGCAACACGGTTATATTTGGGACTCAACTGGATATAGAGCGCTGCCATGACAACGCCGATCACGCCCAACGCCACAAGGTTAAAGTCGGTAAACGCTGCGGTAACAAAGCCGAGATAGAAAAACGGCATCAGATAACCCGCGCGCATCATGTTAATCACCATTGCATAACCGACGACGACGATCATACCGCCTGCGATATTCAGACCATTGGTGACCACATCCGGAATTGAGTTCAGCAGTTCTTGTACGGCGTGTGTACCGACAGACACCGCGACAATAATGGCCGGGATTGCAATACGCATTGCCTGAAGGAGCAGAGCAGAGACATGAATCCACGAAATTGCACTAAGGTTACCTCTCTCTGCGGCTTTGTCGGCTGCATGCTGGAAGGCGACGGTGATAGTACGAACGATAATGGTAAGAACCTGACCTGCAGCTGCAAGAGGTATCGCCAGGGCAATGCCCGCTCCGACACTTTGCCCGCCAGCAATAACCAGAATGGTCGAAATGATCGAAGCCAGTGCGGCATCGGGTGCGACCGCGGCCCCAATATTCATCCATCCAAGCGCGATCATTTCCAACGTACCACCGATAATGATACCGGTTTTCACGTCACCCAACACAAAGCCAATTAACGTACATGCCACCAGTGGGCGGTGAAACTGAAATTCATCAAGGATAGATCCCATACCTGCAATACAGGCGACAATAAATATCAGTACAAGTTGAAGAGTGGTAATCTCCATTGCACTTCTCCTCTGACATTTCTACTTACTGAGTGTAAACCTGACGCATCAGGCAATGAATAAAATCATTCTCTATTACTGTTTTACCTTAGCAATCAGGTCCATCATTTTTAGTCTTTGATCGGTTGAAACCTTTCTTACTTCTAATTCAATACCGCGTGCATTGAGTTTCTTAAATGCATCAATATCTTTTTCATCAACCGAGACGGCATTATTTACCTGGGTTTTACCCTGGCGAAATGCCATACCCCCGATATTCACCGATTTAATATTTACGCCACCGGCAACAACGCGTTCGACGTCGGTAGGATTTGTAAACAGCAGCATCACCTTATCCTGGCCATATGTCGGGTTGTTATAAACACGGATCATTTTTTCGACATCGACAACATGAGCGGTTACACCGGGAGGTGCAACCTGGGTCAGCAGCGTTTTCCGGACATGATCGGCTGCAACCTCGTCACTAACGACAATAATGCGGGTAACGTTGGTTTCCTTGGTCCAACGGGTAGCGACCTGACCATGAATCAGTCGGTCATCAATGCGCGCCAGACCAATCTTCATATGATCCTCCGGGCCCATCGGTTTCACGGGGGCCGCCGCTGCGGCGGGTTTTGCCGCGGCGACCGGAGCGGGTTCAGGTTCTTTTGCTTTCAGCGCTTTTACGCCTTCACGTCCCGCTTCCACCGCAATTTTTATCAATTCATCAAAGGATGGGTTGTCATCACGGGCCATTAAGGTTTCAACCAACATGGGAATATTGACGCCGGCGATCACTTCATATTTATCTTTATCAACAACAATACGGCTTGCTGCGTTAAAGGGGCTTCCACCCCAAGTATCAACGAGAAATAGTACGCCCTGATTTGTATCCAAATCAGTGAGACGCGCATTGTATTTATCTATTATGGTTTCCGCATTTTCACCCGGGACAAAATCAATCCAGCCCACGTTTTGTTGCTCACCTAATAGCATTTCGGCGGTTTTCAGAAGCTGTTCCGCTGCCCAACCGTGCGTGCCGATTACAATAGCAATAGTCACTTGCTACCTCCGTTTTCAATAACGATGGCGTCAGTAGGATTTAACTGATGCACCAACAATTTCATCTGAACTTAACGAGCCCAGAATCAATGGACCTAAATTAAGACACTTACGATAACCGTTAAGAGCATTTACAGTGCCAAAGTATAAAGCTGTTACGTCGCGAATTATTTTAGACTGTGAAAAAATAAATTATGTGACGCCGCTCGGTAATTTAGAGGCTTAACCTACTGTTTTTACGTTCTGCTCATTTCTGGCGCAAAAATGTGAAGGCGAACGACGCTTGTAAGAAAATATTTTGTTGGCAATGCTTCAACTGGTAGAGTAGAGATCCTTTTATTGCTACAGGAGTAACGGGCCTCAGCCCTCCCTATGGACTGTCACCGACGTTGTTTAACCACGCCACCGGGCCATCCGGCTTATTTTTCCAGACTATTTAACACACGGGTTTTGCTTACCTGTTCCTGTTCTCTTCGCACGTCCGTTAAACGGATCGTCGCGTTGTCCTGTTCCTGGTTTCGGAGTCTGTAATGGAATTTCTCTTAGACCCCTCGATTTGGGCCGGTTTACTGACGCTTATCGTTCTTGAGATCGTACTGGGTATCGATAATCTGGTCTTTATCGCTATTTTGGCTGACAAATTGCCGCCTAAGCAGCGCGATAAAGCGCGTTTAATCGGTCTGTCACTGGCGCTGTTGATGCGTCTGGGTCTACTCTCACTCATTTCCTGGATGGTCACGTTAACGCGTCCATTGTTTTCCATCGGAGAGTTCGGTTTCTCAGGACGCGATCTTATTCTGTTGTGCGGTGGCCTGTTTTTGTTGTTTAAAGCAACAATGGAATTGCATGAGCGGCTGGAAAATAACGATCACAACAGTGATGGTAATAAAGGCTACGCCAGCTTTTGGGCGGTGGTCATACAGATAGTGGTGCTGGATGCCGTATTCTCACTCGATGCGGTCATCACCGCCGTGGGAATGGTCAATAACCTGGCAATTATGATGACGGCTGTTGTGATTGCGATGGGCGTGATGTTACTTGCCTCAAAGCCGCTGACCAATTTTGTCAACGCGCACCCAACAGTGGTCGTACTGTGCCTCAGTTTTCTGCTGATGATTGGTTTGAGTTTGGTTGCGGAAGGTTTTGGCTTCCATATTCCGAAGGGATATCTGTATGCGGCCATCGGTTTCTCAATTCTGATCGAATTTTTCAACCAGGTTGCACGGCGTAATTTTCTTCGTCACCAATCTCATCGGCCAATGCGTGAACGCACCGCAGAGGCGATTTTACGTCTGATGGGCGGGCGCCGTGGTTCATCACAGCCGTCCGGTAGCGAGACAACCGATGTGGCTAAGGCGATTCCACGCGAAGCATTTAAGGATGAAGAGCGCTATATGATCAACGGCGTATTGACCCTGGCTTCGCGATCTGTACGGAGTATCATGACGCCGCGCGGGGATATTTCATGGGTAGATACCGAACGCCCACTTGATGAAATTCGTATTCAATTGCTGGATACCCCACATAGCTTATTTCCAGTATGCCGCGGCGAACTGGATGAGATAGTCGGTGTCGTCCGGGCAAAAGAGCTCCTTGTGGCATTGGATCATGGTGTTGACGTAGCGATGTTTGCCTCATCAAACCCACCCATTATTGTCCCTGATACGCTTGACCCGATTAATCTGCTGGGCGTGTTACGTCGGGCCAAAGGCAGCTTCGTGGTCGTCACCAGTGAGTTTGGCGTTGTACAAGGATTGATTACGCCTCTCGATGTGCTGGAAGCGATTGCCGGTGAGTTCCCGGATGAGGATGAAACCCCCGATATTATCGCGGATGGCGATGGCTGGCTGGTGAAAGGCGGAACCGATCTCCATTCACTGCAGCAATTACTGGATACGCAGGAGCTGGTCAAAGCGGAGGATGATCATGCCTCTCTCGCAGGTTTGTTGATTGCGCAAAAGGGGCAACTGCCGCAGCCGGGTGAGGTAATCGAACTTCTGCCGCTACGTTTCCAGATTATTGAAGCGACGGAGTATCGTATTGATCTGGTGAGAGTGACGAAGGAACGCCCCGATGATGAAGACGAAGCGTAATGCCTGATCGTGATAAACGGCGCCGGTGGCGCCGTTTTTTATGTGGCCAATTCAGCCTGGTACTGTTTTAACCAGCCGGGGAAATCAGCAAGTGGCATCGGTTGTGCGTAATAGTACCCCTGCAGTAGATCCACTCCGCGTTCGCGCAGATAATTGACTTGTTCAATATTTTCAACACCTTCTGCAACTAGTCCGATATGAAGTTGCTGTGCCAGAGAAATCACCATATCCGTGACGGTTGCGTTAATGGCATCGGTACCGATCGCTGCCGTGAAAATTTTATCAATCTTTAATACGTCGGGGCTAAGGGTCTTCAGATATGACAGCGAGCTGTGGCCGGTGCCAAAGTCATCAATCGCCAGTTTGACCCCTTGGGCATGCAGCGCTGCGACTACCTGCTGGTCAACAATAGGAAGTGCATCCCGTTCGGTAAGTTCAATCATCAACTGCGGGCTGGGTTTAGCTGGCCACCAGTAGTTATTTAGGTCTGCCAGGATATCTTCGTCGCGAAAATGGCTGGCTGCAACGTTGATCGCGATATGAAAATTCGGTGAGGAGGGCAGTACCGGTAGCTGTTTCACCACTTCGCTGAGCACAAAGCGCGTTAGCGAGGCAATAAGATCCTGCCGTTCGGCCATTGGAATAAACACATCAGCGGGGATCCATCCCATACGTGGGTTATACCAGCGCAGCAGCAACTCTATCCCATTGCAATGGCCGTTACGGGGATTGATCAGCGGCTGGCTATAAACCATAAACTCCTGAGCAGAAAGGCCATAACTGATTTGCCAGGCAATACTCATCCGGTTGGCCGTAGCCAGCCAGACAATATAGGCCAATAATAGACTTAGCAGCAGGGCAAGGGGTAATTGTGAAGGCAGTGCCGCGAACGCCAGCCTGCCAGGTGAGGGCCCGAAGAGTGTGACGGAAAAAGGATAACGCAAAGATGCCTTTTGGTAGCTTACCTCATCTTCGGATGGAATGGCCGCTTCGATTAGCGGGTTGCCATACTCCAGGCTACGTCCTCCAACGTTGAGTACCGCGCGCTCAACCCAAGGTAATGCGGGTTCCAGCAAATAATTACCGATCATTTCGATATTGATGATCTGGAGGATACCTGAGGAGTAATCATCTGATTTAGGCGTCCAGAACAGCAGAATAGGGGACCCCTTTAGCAGATAATTGTCCACGCTCAATGTCATTCGCCGATTGTTGAGTGCCAGTTCCGGAAAGCGCTTGCTGAAAGAAATAGCCCGCTCTCCATAGATACTTGAACAATAGATTTGATCGTTGTTGATAAGTAATAACGAACGGACCGTTTGCAGAGCGGCCAGCTTCTCAACCAGCGCGGCACGTACGTCTGTACAGCGTAAACCGACGAGGCCCAGAGCGTTATTTGCTGCGACATCAAGGGGGGAAAACATGCGGTCAAAGCGCTGGATGGCGTTATCGGCAAAACTGCGCGAATGCTGCTCTATACGCAGTTTTTCTTCAAAAAAGCGAAAAGTTAATATGAGGATAAGTCCCAGTACGGCAACGAATAAAGCGATAAGAAATCGTTTTCGACGAAACTGTCCAACCAGCAGTTGGGACGCCTGCATCAATTACCACCCTTAAAGAACCTGCAAATGAGATATCGAGTCATTGTTATCGGCAAAAAGAGCGCTAAATTTATACCACTCTGCTGCGTTCGTTTGCCGAATCGCAAAGTTCAGATGTTGTTTACTGGGTTGACAGCCGAAACGCAAAAGCGGCCTGAACAGGCCGCATAGCATTACTTTATCTATTTACTGAAAGGACGGGTAGTGGATGTAATCACTATTTAGTCACATTGTACTTTGATCGCCAGACCGCCTCGTGAGGTTTCACGATATTTGGCGTTCATGTCTTTACCTGTTTCGTACATGGTCTCGATGACTTTATCCAGCGAAACACGTGGCTGACTGGTCCGCCGCAGCGCCATACGTGCGGAATTAATTGCCTTCACAGAAGCAATCGCATTGCGCTCAATGCAAGGCACCTGAACCTGGCCCGCAACGGGATCGCAGGTTAAACCAAGATTGTGTTCCATGCCGATTTCTGCCGCTACGCAGACCTGTTCCGGGCTGGCACCCAGCAACTCGGCTAACCCGGCCGCAGCCATTGAACAGGCAACCCCCACTTCTCCCTGACAACCGACTTCCGCACCTGAAATAGAGGCATTCATTTTATACAAAACGCCGATGGCACCACAGGCAAGAAAATAACGAATGAAAATATCAGGACTGACAGATTCAATAAAATGATCGTAGTAGGCAAGCACCGCTGGAACAATGCCACAGGCGCCGTTGGTTGGGGCGGTTACCACGCGCCCACCGGCGGCGTTCTCTTCGTTAACCGCCAGCGCGAACATATTGACCCAGTCAATGACGTTCATGGGATCGCTGGAGAGTTTATCAGAAGAGACTAACAGACGGCGCAACGCCGCGGCCCGACGCGGCACTCGCAAGGGACCCGGCAGTACACCTTCGGTATTTAGACCGCGATCGATACACTCACGCATGGCTTGCCAGACATCGGCAAAGTAGTGCTCGATCTCCTGGCGGCTGTGCAGTGCCAGCTCGTTTTTCATCACCATCCCTGATAGCGATAGCCCGGTTTCATGGCAGTGTGTCAGCATTTCTCTCGCGGAGTGGAACGGATAAGGAACGGTAACCTCGTCCAGCGTTGATTGACCAAAATGCTCTTCATCAACAATAAAACCGCCGCCGATGGAATAGTAAGTTTTACTGTAAATCAGACGATCGTTAGCAAAGGCATGAATGCGCATACCATTTTCATGGCGCGATAGATTTTCACTGCGGAATACCATTCCCCCTTCGCGAGGGAAATCGACTTCGTGTTCGCCATTGGCTAATAGCAGGCGCTGGCGTTGCTCAACATCACGGATAAAAGCAGGGATATTGTCAATGTCTACGCTATCGGGCGAAGCACCGGACAACCCCATAATAATGGCTATATCGGTATGATGGCCTTTGCCCGTCAGCGACAGGGAACCATAAACATCTACGGCAATACGCGTGACAGACGAAAGGTAGTCGTTGCTTACCAAATCATCGACAAACTGTTTACCGGCTTTCATCGGACCAACCGTGTGGGAACTGGACGGTCCAATACCGATCTTAAACATGTCGAAAACGCTAATCACGCTATACGCTCCTTGAATTTTTTAATATGGGCCTACCCATTAGGGTCTACAGGCGAGGCGCTAAGAAAGTCACAGTGGGTAATGCTGCTCTCTGCCACGAAGAATATATATGAAATGCCAGTATAAGTAAGTGAGTTGGATCGCTTGACGATAGTATACCAGTGAAAAATAGTGCATTAAGCGTTAATTGACCAATAATTGTTGGTTAATTGCGCATTGCAGTGCCACCTGATATCTGCTGAGACAATTGCCGGATAATGCCTGCCGTCATTCCCCAGATGAAATACTCCTCGAACCAGGAGAGCCAGACGCGATGCTGTATGCCCTCACGGTGAATATCCAGTGGCGAGTAACGTCCTGGCCGAAGAGCTTCTTGCAACGGCATTTCAAATACCGCCGCGACTTCGTCTTTATTGGCGTGATAACGCAGATTATCGGGGATAATGCCGACTATCGGGGTGACCTGAAAACCCGTGCTGCTGGTGACATTCGGCAGGGTTCCCACCACTCTTACGCATGAAGGCGGAATGGCGAGTTCCTCCTGGGTTTCACGCAGAGCGGTAAAAATCAGTGAATGATCGGTTGGATCCATTACACCGCCGGGAAACGCAACCTGACCAGCATGCGTGCGTAACGAATCCGCGCGGCGAGTTAGCAGTAGACCCGGCGCCTGGCGCGCAACAATCGGCACCAATACCGCCGCGCGTCGGGTAGGTAAAGATTGGGTTATTGGTTGAGGCGGCTGCAGCGTAAAGCGCGTCAGGAAATCATCCAGCGTCATGGGCGTTTTATTCATACTGTTTTCGTTGCCAGACACGGCAGAATACGGTTTATCTTATCAAAGGTTTCCTGGTATTCCGCCTGCATATTACTATCCGCAACGATTCCTCCTCCCGCCGCACAGAATAGCTCCCCATTTTCCGCAATCAGCGTGCGGATAGCGATGCTGGTATCCATCCGGCCGCAGACGCTGAGATAGCCAATACTGCCGCACCATGCATTACGGCGCTGTGGCTCCAGTTCTTCAATAATCTCCATGGCTCGGACTTTAGGGGCACCGGTTATCGAACCTCCGGGAAAGCAGGCGCGCAGGAGATCACAGGCATGCAAGTCATGATTAAGACGTGCATGAATAGTGCTGACAAGATGGTGGACTGCCGGAAAAGCTTCAACAGCAAATAGTTCCGGGACGCTGACGCTGCCTGGTTGAGCAACACGTCCAATATCATTGCGTAGCAGATCGACAATCATCAGGTTTTCCGCACGATCTTTTAGGGAGTTGGCCAGTTTTTCTGCTTGCTTCCGGTCCTGCTCACTATCATTCAGACGTGGCAGAGTTCCTTTTATCGGGCGGGTTTCAATAACACGCTGATTGAGGCTGAGGAAACGTTCAGGGGAGAGGCTGAGAATAACGCTTTCTTCCAGGCGAATAAACGCACTAAATGGTGCCTTATTCTGCTGATTCAACAACATAAATGCTTGCCATTCGTCACCCTGATAGCGCGCGCGAAAACGCTGGGCAAGATTCACCTGATAACAGTCGCCTGCCAGTAGGTAATCCTGTATCTTAGCAAACTTCTCGCCATACTGCTCCTGTGTCATGTTAGATTGCCATGGCGAGGTCAGATGAAAAGGGGCTATGTTTTTGTGACGCGGTAACGCTGCCAGCCACGTAAGCCTGATATCCGCTGAACCTTGGGTAATCAGGGTCAGCGTGTGGCGCTGGTGGTCAGCAATTAGCGCCCAATCATAGATTCCGACTGCCATATCAGGCGTCGTTAAATCATGCTCTGCGGTAACAGGTAACGCCTCATAGCGGCGCCCTAAATCATATCCAAATAGCCCTAACGCACCACCCTGGAAAGGGTAATCTTCATGTGGTTTCACCGTTAAACTTAAGGCGTTCAGCGCATCCTGTACCAGCGATAATGGCTCCGCGATTGACTCAGTGACAACGTCACCAAGACGCTGTCGTGTGACTTCGCCATACGTTTCAAATGTGGTGACAGGATCCGCTACCATGATGTCGAATCGGTTATCCGCATGATCGGCAAAACCTGAACTGAGCAATATCGCCCAGGGTAAATGTGACGCGTGTGCAAACAGATTGTGCAGCGCGGCTGGCGTATAGTCTAAGGTATGGTAAACAGGAGGCATGGGCACGTAACAGACCATCACAACATAAAGATGCAAGCTTGGCATATTTTTCTGCTGCTGGCATCACTTAGTTTGGCATGAAATAATTACCCTCTAAGCGTAAGGAGTTCCCCATGATTACGGGTTTACCAGCATTATCCCATGAGCAGCAGCAACAGGCCGTGGAGCGGATTCAGGATTTAATGTCTCAGGGTATGAGCAGCGGCCAAGCCATTGCGCAAGTGGCGCAAGAGATTCGCGCCACGCACACGGGGGGAGTTATATCAGCGCGTTTCGAAGACGAAGAAGATGAAGACGAATAGCGCGCCGGGAGCGTTATAGCGCGGCGATTATTTTAATTTCTACTTTATACTTAGGGTTCATCAGCCTGGCCTGAACGGTGCAGCGTACTGGCGCATTGCCAGGTGAAACCCAGGCATCCCACGCGCGGTTCATGGCAGGAAAGTCGTCCAGATTTACCAGAAAAAGGGTGGCATCCAGGATACGACTTTTGTCGGAACCGACGCGAGCTAAAAGTCTATCGATGACCGCCAGTGCATTTGCCGTCTGGGCTTCTGCATCTTCATCCAGGTTTTCCGGTACGCTGGTGTAGTAGACCGTCTGATTATGAATCACAGCTTCCGACATGCGATGCTCAGGATCGATACGTTCAATACTCATCAATGGTTCCTTATTTCCGATAAAATTAGCCAATAGCCTGGCATAGAAAGAATCCCACTGTCATCTATTGTGGAGCAGGCGGCGGGATACTGACATAATTACAGTATTCGGGTGGCCGGGCCTGCAGGACACCTCAGTGATGTTATCGCGGCCTTTGCCGACATTACAGACCGTGTAGGCATAACAGCGATAAGGTTGGCCAGAGCCAGCTTTTTACTTCGTTAGAGAGGGTGTGTGACAGACGATTTTGCAGAAGATGGCGCGCTGGCGCGGTCAATACCGGGATTTAAACCCCGCGAAGCACAGCGACAAATGGCCAATGCTGTGGCCAGCGCCATTGAAAAACGTAGCGAACTGGTTGTTGAGGCAGGAACGGGCACCGGGAAAACGTTTGCTTATCTGGCACCGGCGTTACGTTCTGGTAAGAAAGTGATCGTTTCTACCGGCTCTAAAGCATTGCAGGACCAACTCTACAGCCGCGATTTGCCCACCGTGGCGCGGGCGCTTCAATTTAAAGGTAATCTGGCCTTGCTGAAGGGGCGCTCTAACTACCTTTGTCTGGAGCGTATGGAGCAGCAGTCAATGGCGGGCGGGGAGCTGGCCGTGCAGGCAATGAGCGATCTGGTGCATCTGCGCGGGTGGTCAAATGAAACCGTTGACGGTGACATTAGCACCTGCGGGGGAGTGGCCGAAGACAGCACGATCTGGCCGC encodes the following:
- a CDS encoding EAL domain-containing protein, which produces MQASQLLVGQFRRKRFLIALFVAVLGLILILTFRFFEEKLRIEQHSRSFADNAIQRFDRMFSPLDVAANNALGLVGLRCTDVRAALVEKLAALQTVRSLLLINNDQIYCSSIYGERAISFSKRFPELALNNRRMTLSVDNYLLKGSPILLFWTPKSDDYSSGILQIINIEMIGNYLLEPALPWVERAVLNVGGRSLEYGNPLIEAAIPSEDEVSYQKASLRYPFSVTLFGPSPGRLAFAALPSQLPLALLLSLLLAYIVWLATANRMSIAWQISYGLSAQEFMVYSQPLINPRNGHCNGIELLLRWYNPRMGWIPADVFIPMAERQDLIASLTRFVLSEVVKQLPVLPSSPNFHIAINVAASHFRDEDILADLNNYWWPAKPSPQLMIELTERDALPIVDQQVVAALHAQGVKLAIDDFGTGHSSLSYLKTLSPDVLKIDKIFTAAIGTDAINATVTDMVISLAQQLHIGLVAEGVENIEQVNYLRERGVDLLQGYYYAQPMPLADFPGWLKQYQAELAT
- the sdaA gene encoding L-serine ammonia-lyase codes for the protein MISVFDMFKIGIGPSSSHTVGPMKAGKQFVDDLVSNDYLSSVTRIAVDVYGSLSLTGKGHHTDIAIIMGLSGASPDSVDIDNIPAFIRDVEQRQRLLLANGEHEVDFPREGGMVFRSENLSRHENGMRIHAFANDRLIYSKTYYSIGGGFIVDEEHFGQSTLDEVTVPYPFHSAREMLTHCHETGLSLSGMVMKNELALHSRQEIEHYFADVWQAMRECIDRGLNTEGVLPGPLRVPRRAAALRRLLVSSDKLSSDPMNVIDWVNMFALAVNEENAAGGRVVTAPTNGACGIVPAVLAYYDHFIESVSPDIFIRYFLACGAIGVLYKMNASISGAEVGCQGEVGVACSMAAAGLAELLGASPEQVCVAAEIGMEHNLGLTCDPVAGQVQVPCIERNAIASVKAINSARMALRRTSQPRVSLDKVIETMYETGKDMNAKYRETSRGGLAIKVQCD
- a CDS encoding CoA pyrophosphatase codes for the protein MNKTPMTLDDFLTRFTLQPPQPITQSLPTRRAAVLVPIVARQAPGLLLTRRADSLRTHAGQVAFPGGVMDPTDHSLIFTALRETQEELAIPPSCVRVVGTLPNVTSSTGFQVTPIVGIIPDNLRYHANKDEVAAVFEMPLQEALRPGRYSPLDIHREGIQHRVWLSWFEEYFIWGMTAGIIRQLSQQISGGTAMRN
- the pabB gene encoding aminodeoxychorismate synthase component 1, which gives rise to MPPVYHTLDYTPAALHNLFAHASHLPWAILLSSGFADHADNRFDIMVADPVTTFETYGEVTRQRLGDVVTESIAEPLSLVQDALNALSLTVKPHEDYPFQGGALGLFGYDLGRRYEALPVTAEHDLTTPDMAVGIYDWALIADHQRHTLTLITQGSADIRLTWLAALPRHKNIAPFHLTSPWQSNMTQEQYGEKFAKIQDYLLAGDCYQVNLAQRFRARYQGDEWQAFMLLNQQNKAPFSAFIRLEESVILSLSPERFLSLNQRVIETRPIKGTLPRLNDSEQDRKQAEKLANSLKDRAENLMIVDLLRNDIGRVAQPGSVSVPELFAVEAFPAVHHLVSTIHARLNHDLHACDLLRACFPGGSITGAPKVRAMEIIEELEPQRRNAWCGSIGYLSVCGRMDTSIAIRTLIAENGELFCAAGGGIVADSNMQAEYQETFDKINRILPCLATKTV
- a CDS encoding YoaH family protein yields the protein MITGLPALSHEQQQQAVERIQDLMSQGMSSGQAIAQVAQEIRATHTGGVISARFEDEEDEDE
- a CDS encoding RidA family protein, translating into MSIERIDPEHRMSEAVIHNQTVYYTSVPENLDEDAEAQTANALAVIDRLLARVGSDKSRILDATLFLVNLDDFPAMNRAWDAWVSPGNAPVRCTVQARLMNPKYKVEIKIIAAL